In a single window of the Canis lupus dingo isolate Sandy chromosome 18, ASM325472v2, whole genome shotgun sequence genome:
- the LOC112668750 gene encoding olfactory receptor 4C11-like, producing the protein MQQNNSTTEFILLGLTQDPMKKKTVFVIFFIFYLGTVVGNLLIIVTIKSSRTLGSPMYYFLFYLSLADSCLSTSTAPRLIVDSLSAKNIITYNECMTQVFALHFFGCMEVFVLLLMAFDRYVAICKPLHYPTIMSQRVCTILIVLAWIGSFIHSTAQIILALRLPFCGPNLIDHYCCDLQPLLKLACIDTYKINLLLVSNSGAICSSSFVILMISYIVILHSLRNHSAEGRKKALSTCTSHIIVVVLCFGPCIFTYTRPPTTYPMDKMMAVFYTIGTPLVNPLIYTLRNAEVKNAMRKLWHIKITSESRR; encoded by the coding sequence ATGCAGCAAAATAACAGTACTACTGAGTTCATACTGTTAGGATTGACCCAAGatcctatgaaaaagaaaacggtatttgtaatatttttcattttttatttgggaaCTGTGGTTGGGAATTTGCTTATTATTGTGACCATCAAGTCCAGTCGGACACTTGGGAGCCCCAtgtactatttcttattttatttgtcccTTGCTGATTCCTGCTTGTCAACTTCCACAGCCCCCAGACTAATTGTGGATTCACTCTCTGCAAAAAATATCATAACTTACAATGAATGCATGACTCAAGTCTTTGCACTGCATTTCTTTGGTTGCATGGAGGTTTTTGTCCTCCTCCTCATGGCCTTTGACCGGtatgtggccatctgtaagcCCTTACATTACCCAACCATCATGAGCCAGCGGGTTTGCACCATCCTAATTGTTCTGGCATGGATTGGATCTTTTATCCATTCTACAGCCCAGATTATCCTGGCTTTGAGATTGCCCTTCTGTGGACCCAATTTGATTGATCATTACTGCTGTGATTTGCAGCCCTTGCTGAAACTTGCTTGCATTGACACTTATAAGATCAACCTACTGTTGGTTTCTAATAGTGGTGCCATTTGCTCAAGCAGTTTTGTGATTCTGATGATCTCCTACATTGTCATCTTGCATTCCCTGCGAAACCACAGtgcagaagggaggaaaaaagctcTCTCTACTTGCACTTCTCACATCATCGTAGTAGTCTTATGCTTTGGTCCCTGTATATTCACATATACACGCCCCCCAACCACTTACCCCATGGACAAGATGATGGCCGTGTTTTATACTATTGGGACACCGCTTGTCAACCCACTCATCTACACACTGAGGAATGCAGAAGTGAAAAATGCCATGCGAAAGCTATGGCATATCAAAATTACCTCAGAAAGCAGAAGATGA
- the LOC112651441 gene encoding olfactory receptor 4C11-like — protein MQQNNSTTEFILLGLTQDPMKKKMVFVIFFIFYLGTVVGNLLIIVTIKSSRTLGSPMYYFLFYLSLADSCFSTSTAPRLIVDSLSAKNIITYNECMTQVFALHFFGCMEVLVLILMAFDRYVAICKPLHYPTIMSRRVCTILIVLAWIGSFIHSTAQIILALRLPFCGPNLIDHYCCDLQPLLKLACMDTFVINLLLVSNSGGISSSSFVILMISYIVILHSLRNHSAEGRKKALSTCTTHIIVVIIFFGPCIFIYTRPPTTYPMDKMVTVFYTIGTPFLNPLIYTLRNAEVKNAMRKLWHINITSESRR, from the coding sequence ATGCAGCAAAATAACAGTACTACTGAGTTCATACTGTTAGGATTGACTCAAGatcctatgaaaaagaaaatggtatttgtaatatttttcattttttatttgggaaCTGTGGTTGGGAATTTGCTTATTATTGTAACCATCAAGTCCAGCCGGACACTTGGGAGCCCCAtgtactatttcttattttatttgtcccTTGCTGATTCCTGCTTTTCAACTTCCACAGCCCCCAGACTAATTGTGGATTCACTCTCTGCAAAAAATATCATAACTTACAATGAATGCATGACTCAAGTCTTTGCACTGCATTTCTTTGGCTGCATGGAGGTTTTAGTCCTCATCCTTATGGCCTTTGACCGGtatgtggccatctgtaagcCCTTACATTACCCAACCATCATGAGCCGGCGGGTCTGCACCATCCTAATTGTTCTGGCATGGATTGGATCTTTTATCCATTCTACAGCCCAGATTATCCTGGCTTTGAGATTGCCCTTCTGTGGACCCAATTTGATTGATCATTACTGCTGTGATTTGCAGCCCTTGCTGAAACTTGCTTGCATGGACACTTTTGTGATCAACCTACTGTTGGTGTCTAATAGCGGGGGCATTTCCTCAAGCAGTTTTGTGATTCTGATGATCTCCTACATTGTCATCTTGCATTCACTGCGAAACCACAGTgcggaagggaggaaaaaagctcTCTCTACTTGCACTACTCACATCATTGTGGTAATCATATTCTTTGGTCCCTGTATATTCATTTATACACGCCCCCCAACCACTTACCCCATGGACAAGATGGTAACTGTATTTTATACTATTGGGACACCTTTTCTCAACCCACTTATCTACACACTGAGGAATGCAGAAGTGAAAAATGCCATGAGAAAGCTATGGCATATCAATATTACCTCAGAAAGCAGAAGATGA